A single region of the Mugil cephalus isolate CIBA_MC_2020 chromosome 4, CIBA_Mcephalus_1.1, whole genome shotgun sequence genome encodes:
- the stat2 gene encoding signal transducer and activator of transcription 2 isoform X1, translating into MAQWEKLRQLPAVYRQQLHELYDRDALPMDVRHYLSAWIEKQEWQRAARDHDLAVVLLQVLLENLDIQHSRFVQEESFLLQHNIRRYKQNFQRYLDDPCALASAILWFLEKEKEILASAELAEQVQFLRVEQETMEISSQQDLERKMAGLRNEVQCMEHTIVCLEEQQDEFDFKYQTHKLEAVVDEASKTEKIKVFQQLLNRLNECRKSTLVELTKLLDRAEDLINVLVNKELLEWQRRQQKACIGAPDNVGLDELEKWFTCVAVCLFQVREFLSKLDELVGKVSYENDPVKAKKPALQRRTDTLLKELLKSSFVVETQPSMPQGKGPLVLRTNVQFSVKTRLLVKFPELNHSLKVDVSIDREAPQIKGYRRFNVLGSKTKALNMTESQSGGMVADFRHLTLKEQKSGGGGKGCSDISLSVTEELHVICFDTLFEMKGLSVQLQASSLPVVIISNSSQQNSAWASILWFNMLSQDPKDVMFFANCPAASWPQFGEMLSWQFLFSTKRGLDHAQLQMIAHKLFGKQLNYDNCKVSWSKFSKENSPDTFWVWFDGILVMVKTYLEDLWRDGLIMGFVTKGKEKSLLKKKQRGTFLLRFSESVIGGITFSWVEYTITGEPDVKTVQPFTKVDLTQIPFHEIIRNFQILEAENVPENPLLYLYPNTPKDEAFGKYYLEKSGDDSPYIKYIKTKLVFVSKENTLEARSPMSSDMTQGECLESLSGLCGEAAEQDGDPRLLTLPLENCDSDPMLTSCAPAPMEDLLMYLNNPDNFDCNIPQDQVLADMSQFSVNPFTCLTPQSCGSNFS; encoded by the exons ATGGCACAGTGGGAGAAACTGAGGCAGCTGCCTGCAGTGTACAGACAGCAGTTGCATGAGCTCTACGATAGGGACGCTTTGCCCATGGATGTTCGCCACTATCTGTCAGCCTGGATAGAGAAGCAGGAGTG GCAACGAGCAGCAAGGGATCACGACTTGGCTGTGGTGCTGCTCCAGGTCCTGCTGGAGAATCTGGACATCCAACACAGCCGCTTTGTCCAGGAGGAGTCCTTCCTGCTGCAGCACAACATTAGACGCTATAAACAAAACTTCCAG AGGTATCTGGATGACCCGTGTGCTTTGGCAAGCGCAATCCTGtggtttttggaaaaagaaaaagaaatcttagCCAGTGCTGAGCTGGCTGAACAG GTGCAGTTTTTGCGCGTAGAACAGGAAACCATGGAAATAAGCAGCCAGCAAGACCTTGAACGTAAAATGGCCGGCCTCAGGAATGAAGTGCAG TGTATGGAACATACAATTGTATGTTTGGAGGAGCAACAAGATGAGTTTGATTTTAAATACCAAACCCACAAGTTGGAAG CTGTGGTTGATGAGGCCTCGAAGACAGAAAAAATCAAAGTTTTTCAGCAACTCCTCAACCGACTGAACGAATGTAGGAAG AGCACACTCGTAGAGTTAACTAAGCTTCTGGACCGGGCTGAAGATCTCATCAATGTGCTGGTGAATAAGGAGCTGTTGGAGTGGCAGAGGAGACAGCAGAAAGCTTGCATTGGCGCTCCAGACAATGTTGGCCTGGATGAGCTAGAGAAGTG GTTCACCTGTGTAGCAGTGTGTCTGTTCCAGGTGCGTGAGTTTCTCAGTAAGCTGGATGAGCTGGTTGGAAAAGTGTCCTACGAAAATGACCCTGTGAAGGCCAAAAAACCTGCACTGCAGAGGAGAACAGACACTCTTCTGAAAGAATTACTCAAGAG CTCCTTTGTCGTTGAGACTCAGCCATCCATGCCTCAGGGGAAAGGACCTCTGGTTCTCCGCACAAACGTGCAGTTCTCTGTCAAGACCAG ACTTCTCGTCAAGTTCCCCGAACTGAATCACTCTCTGAAGGTAGATGTGTCCATCGACAG GGAAGCTCCTCAGATCAAAGG ATATCGCCGCTTTAATGTCTTGGGAAGCAAAACTAAAGCATTGAACATGACTGAGAGCCAGAGTGGAGGCATGGTGGCAGACTTCAGACATCTG ACTCTGAAGGAGCAGAAGTCTGGAGGTGGTGGCAAAGGATGCAGTGAT ATTTCTTTGAGTGTCACAGAGGAGCTGCACGTCATCTGCTTTGACACTTTGTTTGAGATGAAGGGCTTGTCAGTTCAGCTGCAG GCCTCCTCCCTCCCAGTTGTCATTATCTCCAACTCGAGCCAACAAAATAGTGCCTGGGCATCTATCCTCTGGTTCAACATGCTCAGTCAGGATCCCAAG gaTGTTATGTTCTTTGCCAACTGTCCAGCTGCCAGTTGGCCACAGTTTGGAGAGATGTTGAGCTGGCAGTTCCTCTTTTCCACTAAACGTGGCCTAGACCATGCTCAGCTGCAAATGATTGCACACAAGCTCTTCG GAAAGCAGCTAAACTATGACAACTGCAAAGTCTCGTGGTCAAAATTTAGCAAG GAAAATTCTCCAGACACTTTCTGGGTGTGGTTTGATGGCATCTTGGTGATGGTGAAAACATACCTTGAAGACCTGTGGAGAGATGG cCTCATCATGGGTTTTGTGACCAAAGGCAAAGAGAAGTCTCTcctgaagaaaaaacagagaggtaCATTCTTGTTGCGTTTCAGTGAAAGTGTGATTGGAGGAATCACCTTCTCTTGGGTGGAATACACCATAACTG GTGAACCTGATGTAAAGACGGTCCAACCGTTCACCAAAGTCGACCTTACGCAGATCCCCTTCCATGAAATCATCAGGAATTTCCAGATCTTAGAAGCTGAAAATGTACCAGAGAATCCTCTGCTTTACTTGTATCCCAACACCCCTAAAGATGAGGCATTTGGAAAATACTACCTGGAGAAAAGTGGAG ATGACAGTCCTTACATAAAGTACAtcaaaaccaaactggtgttTGTTTCAAAGGA GAACACTCTGGAGGCTAGGTCACCCATGTCCTCTGACATGACACAGGGTGAATGCCTGGAGTCATTGAGTGGCCTGTGTGGAGAGGCAGCTG AACAAGATGGGGATCCTCGTCTTCTGACCTTACCTCTGGAGAATTGTGACTCTGATCCCATGCTGACTAGCTGTGCTCCAGCCCCAATGGAGGATTTACTGATGTATCTCAACAACCCTGACAATTTTGACTGCAACATCCCGCAAGATCAAGTGCTGGCTGATATGAGTCAATTCTCAGTGAATCCGTTTACCTGTCTGACCCCGCAGTCCTGTGGAAGCAACTTCTCATAG
- the stat2 gene encoding signal transducer and activator of transcription 2 isoform X2, with protein sequence MAQWEKLRQLPAVYRQQLHELYDRDALPMDVRHYLSAWIEKQEWQRAARDHDLAVVLLQVLLENLDIQHSRFVQEESFLLQHNIRRYKQNFQRYLDDPCALASAILWFLEKEKEILASAELAEQVQFLRVEQETMEISSQQDLERKMAGLRNEVQCMEHTIVCLEEQQDEFDFKYQTHKLEAVVDEASKTEKIKVFQQLLNRLNECRKSTLVELTKLLDRAEDLINVLVNKELLEWQRRQQKACIGAPDNVGLDELEKWFTCVAVCLFQVREFLSKLDELVGKVSYENDPVKAKKPALQRRTDTLLKELLKSSFVVETQPSMPQGKGPLVLRTNVQFSVKTRLLVKFPELNHSLKVDVSIDREAPQIKGYRRFNVLGSKTKALNMTESQSGGMVADFRHLTLKEQKSGGGGKGCSDISLSVTEELHVICFDTLFEMKGLSVQLQASSLPVVIISNSSQQNSAWASILWFNMLSQDPKDVMFFANCPAASWPQFGEMLSWQFLFSTKRGLDHAQLQMIAHKLFGKQLNYDNCKVSWSKFSKENSPDTFWVWFDGILVMVKTYLEDLWRDGLIMGFVTKGKEKSLLKKKQRGTFLLRFSESVIGGITFSWVEYTITGEPDVKTVQPFTKVDLTQIPFHEIIRNFQILEAENVPENPLLYLYPNTPKDEAFGKYYLEKSGDDSPYIKYIKTKLVFVSKETRWGSSSSDLTSGEL encoded by the exons ATGGCACAGTGGGAGAAACTGAGGCAGCTGCCTGCAGTGTACAGACAGCAGTTGCATGAGCTCTACGATAGGGACGCTTTGCCCATGGATGTTCGCCACTATCTGTCAGCCTGGATAGAGAAGCAGGAGTG GCAACGAGCAGCAAGGGATCACGACTTGGCTGTGGTGCTGCTCCAGGTCCTGCTGGAGAATCTGGACATCCAACACAGCCGCTTTGTCCAGGAGGAGTCCTTCCTGCTGCAGCACAACATTAGACGCTATAAACAAAACTTCCAG AGGTATCTGGATGACCCGTGTGCTTTGGCAAGCGCAATCCTGtggtttttggaaaaagaaaaagaaatcttagCCAGTGCTGAGCTGGCTGAACAG GTGCAGTTTTTGCGCGTAGAACAGGAAACCATGGAAATAAGCAGCCAGCAAGACCTTGAACGTAAAATGGCCGGCCTCAGGAATGAAGTGCAG TGTATGGAACATACAATTGTATGTTTGGAGGAGCAACAAGATGAGTTTGATTTTAAATACCAAACCCACAAGTTGGAAG CTGTGGTTGATGAGGCCTCGAAGACAGAAAAAATCAAAGTTTTTCAGCAACTCCTCAACCGACTGAACGAATGTAGGAAG AGCACACTCGTAGAGTTAACTAAGCTTCTGGACCGGGCTGAAGATCTCATCAATGTGCTGGTGAATAAGGAGCTGTTGGAGTGGCAGAGGAGACAGCAGAAAGCTTGCATTGGCGCTCCAGACAATGTTGGCCTGGATGAGCTAGAGAAGTG GTTCACCTGTGTAGCAGTGTGTCTGTTCCAGGTGCGTGAGTTTCTCAGTAAGCTGGATGAGCTGGTTGGAAAAGTGTCCTACGAAAATGACCCTGTGAAGGCCAAAAAACCTGCACTGCAGAGGAGAACAGACACTCTTCTGAAAGAATTACTCAAGAG CTCCTTTGTCGTTGAGACTCAGCCATCCATGCCTCAGGGGAAAGGACCTCTGGTTCTCCGCACAAACGTGCAGTTCTCTGTCAAGACCAG ACTTCTCGTCAAGTTCCCCGAACTGAATCACTCTCTGAAGGTAGATGTGTCCATCGACAG GGAAGCTCCTCAGATCAAAGG ATATCGCCGCTTTAATGTCTTGGGAAGCAAAACTAAAGCATTGAACATGACTGAGAGCCAGAGTGGAGGCATGGTGGCAGACTTCAGACATCTG ACTCTGAAGGAGCAGAAGTCTGGAGGTGGTGGCAAAGGATGCAGTGAT ATTTCTTTGAGTGTCACAGAGGAGCTGCACGTCATCTGCTTTGACACTTTGTTTGAGATGAAGGGCTTGTCAGTTCAGCTGCAG GCCTCCTCCCTCCCAGTTGTCATTATCTCCAACTCGAGCCAACAAAATAGTGCCTGGGCATCTATCCTCTGGTTCAACATGCTCAGTCAGGATCCCAAG gaTGTTATGTTCTTTGCCAACTGTCCAGCTGCCAGTTGGCCACAGTTTGGAGAGATGTTGAGCTGGCAGTTCCTCTTTTCCACTAAACGTGGCCTAGACCATGCTCAGCTGCAAATGATTGCACACAAGCTCTTCG GAAAGCAGCTAAACTATGACAACTGCAAAGTCTCGTGGTCAAAATTTAGCAAG GAAAATTCTCCAGACACTTTCTGGGTGTGGTTTGATGGCATCTTGGTGATGGTGAAAACATACCTTGAAGACCTGTGGAGAGATGG cCTCATCATGGGTTTTGTGACCAAAGGCAAAGAGAAGTCTCTcctgaagaaaaaacagagaggtaCATTCTTGTTGCGTTTCAGTGAAAGTGTGATTGGAGGAATCACCTTCTCTTGGGTGGAATACACCATAACTG GTGAACCTGATGTAAAGACGGTCCAACCGTTCACCAAAGTCGACCTTACGCAGATCCCCTTCCATGAAATCATCAGGAATTTCCAGATCTTAGAAGCTGAAAATGTACCAGAGAATCCTCTGCTTTACTTGTATCCCAACACCCCTAAAGATGAGGCATTTGGAAAATACTACCTGGAGAAAAGTGGAG ATGACAGTCCTTACATAAAGTACAtcaaaaccaaactggtgttTGTTTCAAAGGA AACAAGATGGGGATCCTCGTCTTCTGACCTTACCTCTGGAGAATTGTGA
- the gpr84 gene encoding G-protein coupled receptor 84, translating into MLMNQTNQTEDDLFSCYSPSVVGYRYFAVLWGCAVTITGTLGNLMTILAFTLDPRLRTRFNVLIVNLAVADLLYCTMLQPISVDSYLHLRWRSGGSWCRIFGLLLFLSNSVSIITLCLVAVSRYLLVAKRALFDTVFSNRGLILLLISAWAVSLASFSPLWPVYVFVPQVCTCSFHRTRGRPYTTILLFFYFFVGLGCVGAFYMLIYRRVQIASQALLRYRLSRRSSKKKPASSTQGTNDTVIDSGVVKTCSSEMSSQPDLAQNVDEIISEKSSKLNQNLSTDRNHVPDTIRASPAIAHATTTAAPSSHSTASGDDGEFKCVTKMCFTVFLCFVFCFVPFLLLNIADKHNRAPQVLHMFCANLTWLNSCINPMLYAVMNRQFRQAYHELLTKAAAPFTRLWIQWQPVRS; encoded by the coding sequence ATGCTGATgaaccaaacaaaccaaacggAGGACGATCTCTTCTCCTGCTACAGTCCTTCAGTTGTAGGCTACCGGTACTTTGCTGTGCTGTGGGGATGTGCTGTAACTATCACTGGGACGCTGGGGAACCTGATGACCATTCTAGCCTTCACCTTAGACCCACGTCTGAGGACTCGCTTCAATGTGCTCATTGTCAACCTGGCTGTAGCTGATCTCCTGTACTGCACAATGCTGCAGCCCATCTCAGTTGATTCCTATCTGCACCTCAGATGGCGCAGTGGAGGAAGTTGGTGCAGGATATTTggcctgctcctcttcctctccaacTCTGTTTCCATTATCACCCTCTGCCTGGTGGCAGTGAGCAGATATCTCTTGGTGGCTAAAAGGGCTCTGTTTGACACTGTATTTTCTAACCGTGGTCTTATTTTACTTCTCATCTCAGCTTGGGCAGTCAGTCTGGCCAGCTTTAGCCCACTCTGGCCTGTTTACGTGTTCGTGCCACAGGTTTGCACATGCAGTTTCCATCGCACCAGGGGTCGTCCCTACACCACCATCTTgctgtttttctacttttttgtcGGGCTGGGCTGTGTTGGTGCATTCTACATGCTCATTTACAGACGAGTTCAGATCGCATCACAAGCTCTGCTCCGCTACAGGCTCAGCCGCCGCTCATCCAAGAAGAAACCAGCATCGTCAACTCAAGGGACCAATGACACTGTTATAGACAGTGGTGTGGTAAAGACATGTAGCTCTGAGATGAGCAGCCAGCCAGACCTGGCCCAAAATGTTGATGAAATCATCTCTGAAAAATCATCCAAATTGAACCAGAATTTATCAACAGACAGGAATCATGTCCCTGATACCATCCGTGCATCACCTGCAATCGCACATGCTACCACCACTGcagctccctcctcccactctacAGCTTCAGGAGATGATGGTGAATTTAAGTGTGTGACAAAGATGTGCTTTactgttttcctgtgttttgtgttctgCTTCGTTCCCTTCCTGCTGCTGAACATAGCTGACAAACACAACCGCGCCCCACAGGTACTGCACATGTTCTGCGCAAACCTCACCTGGCTCAACAGTTGCATCAACCCCATGCTCTACGCTGTCATGAACCGTCAGTTTCGACAGGCCTACCATGAGCTGCTCACCAAGGCTGCAGCGCCGTTCACCCGCCTCTGGATACAGTGGCAGCCTGTGAGATCCTGA